The following DNA comes from Rickettsiales bacterium.
GACAGGGTTTAGCCAAAGTTACTACGCAAGATTTAATTGAGGCCTGCCTTCGTTTAGCACCCAGCCGTTTAATCGTGGGTGAGCTTAGGGGTGCAGAGGCCTTCAGCTATTTGCGTGCGGTGAATACTGGCCACCCTGGTTCAATTGCGACGCTTCACGCAGATACACCCCGTTTAGCCATTGAACAGCTCTGCTTAATGGTTTTACAATCTGGCGTTTCAATGAGTAAATCAGAGATTAAAAGCTATGTAAAACAAGTGGTTGAAGTTGTCGTGCAACTAAAACGCGGCCCCGGCGGAAGAAGATATGTCTCCGAACTAATGTATGAGCCGAACGCTGAGGGGTAGTTAAAAAAAACATTCGCAAAAAATTATTTTTTTATTAATTTACTTTTTACTTGCCAGCTTAATAAATTTCTATACTGTATCTTTTTTACATCAAAAACAGGAGTTTATTATGCGTAAATTATCACAAAAATTCGAAAAAACTGATGAAAAGATAACAATTTTAGTCGCTGATGATTTGGGAACATACAAAAACGATAAAAACCAAGAAACTAGCCTATTAAATGCCCTTAAAGAAAAATATGGCAACAATATAGAAGTTATTTACCCTGAAGAAATAATAAAGGAAACAAAAGGAAACAAGCCAGAAAGAACAAAGAAAATTGCAGAATTAATTAAAGAGCATAAACCAAAAATCGTTCTAATCCGCTCGGATACTAGAATTGAAGACACCCCAATGAATGAAGCCCTAACTGAACTAGATAGGCAGATGATTGATACAGTATTTGCTAGAGTTGGCGTAGATACTGATAATGCTTTACTTGCAAAAGAAAGGGGCTTTAAGGTTGCTAACTCACCTGAATCAAACTCAGATGCAGTTTTAGAATTACAGCTAAATATAATGATAAGAACTAACCCAGAATTAGTTCATAAACTTAATAATTTAAATAGTTTGGGGCTAAGCGATAATGAAAGAAAAGGTTATGAATTATTAAGAGATGTATTAAATAATAAAAGATTTCAGACAAATTTTTCTGGAAATTCCGTTGAGTCTTTCAGTGCAAGCAACCCTGAACATATGCAAATTTTAAGAGATGCTAATATATCTGAATTTGCTGGAAAAGAATTTCTTCTAATTGGCTTAGGCGGAATTGGCAAAAGGGCTCACGAATTAAGTAAAGCACTTAATATGGTTCCGGCTGTGGTTAATAACAGGCTAAGCGTTGAAAAATTTTGTTCAGAAAATTCTTATGTAAAATCTTACTCTACACTTGAAGATGCTCTTAATGGTGCTGATTATGTTGGAATTGCAATTCCACTAAAAAGTAATGGTAAGCCGGAAGAAATCACTGAAGGCTTCTTTACACAAAAGCATTTTGATATTTTAGCAAAAAGAAATAAACCAGTTGTAGTGCTTGGAACTGCAAGAGGAAAGCATTTTGAGGCAGGTGCTACCGTTCCTAGAAATGTAACCCTAGCAGTTGATGATCAAATCGAGACTATAAACTCCCTAGATCTTAAGTCTGCATTGCCCGAAGAAAACCCAAGTAATTTAATATACTTTGATAAAGTAGGTGCAAAAACTGAACAAGCCTCTGCAAATGCAGCAAAGATGATTTTAGAGCTTGTTGATGAAGTTGTTAATAAAAAGAAAATAAAAAACCTAGTAAACCCTGAAACTGCTACAAGAACTGACGCACAAATTATTGAAAGAATGCTTGTGGGTGCAGCACCTAAAAAACCTATAAGAGCAAGTGTTTCTTCTGGCCCTACGCCACCACCAAAGGATCTTGATTGGGATAAACTTCAGGAAGATCAAGCAAACCATAAGGGCATGTCTCATAGAGGGGGCAAAGGAGAGGAAAATATTAAACTTCTAGGAGAAGAAGCAAAAACTTTATTTGAATTTCCTAAAACTTGGGGGGCTGGGGTTATTGTTGGCGGTGGAACAGCTGGAATAGAAACAAATATGAGGAATTTTTTTGGTAAGAATACCGAAGTTGTTAGTATGGGGGCTTTCAGCGGTGATTGGGAAAAAGGAATGAATGATTTAACCAATAATGCAAACACTCAAATACAAGCCTATAAAAATTCAAAAGCACTTTATGAATTAGCTACAGGAAATGAAGCTATAAAAACATCTTTAGCTAATTATGGAATAAGTTTTCAAGATTTAGATAAATATATTAGCGAAAATGCTCATCTTGATAGAGAACCTATAAAACTTAATGTTAGAAAAGCAGAGAAAGGAAGTATTCCTGATCTTACAAATATCCCCGCAGATTCAAATATAGTTTTAGCGTGGCAAGAAACCACAGCTGGAACAATGATAGATTTGAATGAACTAGTTGCTGGTTTACCAGAAAATTACTCAGGAACTATTATAATAGATGCAACATCAGCATTAGGTTGCGTAAAAGCAGACTGGGCAAAATTTGAAGAAATGGGGCTAAAAATAGCAATTTCATCACCGGGTCAAAAAGCCCTTGGCGTTGAAGGTGGTGCCTGTTTGAATTTTATGTCGCCTGCTGCAATGGAAGAACTTAAAAAAAATAAACAACAATTTTTCCCTTTAAGGAAAGATGAGAAATTTGCAGGTGATAAAGGAACTATTGAGGCTGTAATGTTCAAAGGACAACCCATCAATACACCATCAGTTGATACTATTCTAAACTTGAGGCATGCAATAAGCTATTTTCAAAAAAATGGTGGCCTTAATAATATGGTGGACTCTGTTAGTAGAGCAAATGAAATTATAGAAACCTTCCTAATAGAAGCTGCTAATGGCTTTGAGCATATTGCAACTAACCCTAAAGGTATAAATGCATCAGCTGTTACGCTAAATTATAAAACTCCTGAAGGTGCAGCCCCTAATTTTGGAACCAGGGTAATGCAGATGGCGGTTGAAAGAGGTTATATTAAGTTTGGCGCAGGCTATAAAGATCCAGAAAGTGTAAGAATTTGGGCTGGACCATCAATGGATACCTCACCAGATGGAGACCTTGAAAGAATATGTAAAGGTTTAGAATTTTGTAGGCAGTCTGTTCTTGAAATGGATAAAGCAAAAAGCGCTGTTGCAACTCAATTAGTAGCTGATTCCACAAAAGTAGGAAATACCATTACTATTGAAGCTGCAAATCAGCAAATTGAAGATATGCTTGGAAAAACAGATGGCTCTGGCGCAAAAAAATTTAAAAAACTATATGAAAAATCTCAGCAAACTGCCCTAGGACAAGTTAATAAAAGAAATATTGGTAGCGTGGGAGGAATAGCATAAAACCTAAACTATTCACCTATTGAATGGCCGGTGCGAAGGTTTTGAAGAGTGGAGTTATGTAAAATCTTCTGCTCCACATTTTTTTGAGATTGCGATTTTAGCTTTTCTTGAGCTTCTTTCAGAAGTTTATTATTATAATTCTGAAGACTATCTCGCTTAACATTCTGCTTAATATTTTGATTATTAAGATTTTGCGGTTGTTGAATTGAAGGGGCTTGGATATTTGAGCTTGCTTGGCGTTCAAATATTTTAGCTTCAATATTACCAATAACTTCCCAGCCAGAATCAGTGATATCACCATTATAAATTAGATAATCCGCAGAGATTGCAACCAACAAATTCATTACGCATAAAAACTTTGCGAAATCTCTTTTTACATTAGTTCTAAAAAGAAATGATATTGCTGATAAAATTAAAGTTCGCCAAACTATAAAAAATCCAAAAATTGTAAGCAACCCTTCATTTTCAAGCTCTAAATGCCATAGCAATCCAAAAATCAAGCCGGCATTTATAACAGAAATTAAAGTAACAATATTAATTTTTCTGTTAGGACCAGAAAACATTTCCTCAACTAATCTTTCAAATAGACTTTTATAGTAGGCCATAAAGTTTTTTTAAGAAGCCTTAGACCAAAGCCAAGGGGTTTGAGGAGTCATTTTTGCTTCATAATCAGAGATAAAATTGCCTTTTTCAAGCGTTAAACCAATATCATCAAGGCCGTTTATAAGGCAATGTTTTCTAAAGGAATCTATCTCAAAATTATAAACTTTTCCGCTAGTTTTGATGGATTGAGAAGGTAAATCAATTTCAATTTCATTATTTTCATCTTCTGCAAATTTAGCAATTTCATCTACTTGTGTTTGTGATAAAACCACCGGTAAAATGCCATTCTTAAAGCAATTATTATAAAAAATATCCGCAAAACTTGGGGCTATGATGCAACGAATTCCAAAATCAAGAATTGCCCAAGGTGCGTGTTCACGGGAAGATCCGCAACCAAAATTCTGCCCTGCCACTAAAACTTTTGCATTTCTATAGGCTGGCTTGTTAAGAACAAAAGAAGGGATTTCCTGCCCATTTTGCGTGAATCTCATCTCATCAAATAGATTTTTACCAAGCCCAGTTCTTTTAATTGTTTTTAGAAATTGCTTCGGGATAATCATATCCGTATCAATGTTAATTATCGGAAGTGGAGCAATTCTGCCTTTGATATTTGTAAATGATTGCATATATAATTTTATTTTGAAGCGTTGACCCTGTCTTTTAAGCCTTTACCAGCGCGGAAATAAACAACATTCCTCTCGCCAATTTGCACTTTATCGCCAGTTCTTGGGTTTCTTGCAAGCCTTGCGGAACGCTTTCTTAGAGAGAATGTTCCAAACCCCCTAAGCTCAATTCTGCCGTTAGATTTTAGAGTATTTGTAAGCATATTAAAAAACAAATCTACTAGCTCAGAAGCCTCTCTTAACTGAAGTTGCGGATGCTTTTCTGATAGTATTTTTACTAATTCTGATTTAGTCATTTTGCATTTTTTTGAAATTTAATGTATTGAAATTATATAATTTTTCAATCAAATCAAGTAATTAAAGAAAAGTGTTTATTAACAAGTAGATTTTATACACTTAATCACAATTTGTCACCCCGCATTTATTGCAGGGTTAATGGTCAAAAGTGTTTTCAAGCCTAAGCTAAGAGCACTTTTTGCAATTAACCCCGCAATAAATGCGGGGTGACAATTCGGGAAGAAAAAAGCCAAATTTCACAATATCTATGGATAGTAATCAATGCCATCAAAGAAAAAGGCTAAATTTTTTACCAAAGGAATTCAAAAAACCATCAATAGATAAAAAACTTTTTGCACCTTCTAAAAACTCTTCAAATTTATCTTCTGGGCGATAAAGTTTTACATCCTCAACCTCAATTTTGCTTGAGATTTTCTTGTTTTTTACAAGCCACTCAATAGCTTCATCTTCACCACCAATTTCATCAACCAAGCCTTTTTGCTTTGCTGAAAAACCAGAGAAAATCCTGCCATCTGCGAGTTTTTCAACTTCTGAAGCTGGTAGTTTTCTTTCTTCAACAATAACATTTTTGAAATAAACAAAAAAATCTTGCATCATATCTTTGTAAACTTTTAATGCTTCTGGATTAACCTCTTCAAACAAGCTTGGAGAAGCCTTTAGAGGCGATGTTCTGATATAATTAAACTTCACGCCCAGTTTATCTGATGCCTCTTTCACATTAGGGATTTCCATAATCACACCAATAGAACCAGTTATAGTGCCTTGATGGGCAAAAATTCGCTCACTACCAAGCGTAACAAGGTATCCAGCCGAAGCCGCAACTGAATTCATAATTGTAACAACTGGCTTTTTATCATTGAGTTTTTTGATTGATTTATAAAGGGTTTCACCGCCTACCGCCGTTCCACCTGGGCTATTTACGCTCAAAATAACCGCTTTTACATTTTTATCCTCTGCAATTTCATTAAGAATTTCATCACGAGATGAATTTTCAAAAATTACACCATCAATTTTAACTCTCGCGATGTAAGCCCCTGCCCTACTCACTTGTGAGATGTTTTTAGAATCTCCAAAAACCAAAAATATTGCTATTAATAGGGTTACAAAAGCAAGTATCCTCCAAGTCGAAATTTGCTTTTTAAGTTTATTTCTTTCAATTATTTGATCAGAATTCATAATTTGGTTAATGGTTATTAGTTAATTGTTGATAGTTGATAGGTTTTATTATTAATCCCCGCCCTCAGCGATAGTAACTTCAAGCCCTTCAAGCTCTTTAGTTAATAGTATTTGACACGAAAGACGAGAATTTTCTTTCACAAAAAATGCATCATCTAACGCCCTAATTTCTTCATCACTTGCAGGAATTAATTTTTTAACCCAGCTTTCCGCAACATAAATATGGCAAGTTGCACAGGCACAGCACCCACCACATTCGGCTTTGATTGGAAGCTCCGCATCACGAATAACTTCCATCACTCGCCAACCCTCTAACCCTTCCAAATCATAGGTTTTACCATCAAGTGAGGTAACTTTAATTTTTACTAATTCCATAAAATATTTTCTTTAAGAACCTTATAAATTTAATTTTTTTTATAAAAAGTGAATTTTTTTTATTTTTTCTATTTACAAGTGAAAAGAAATTGTTTATATCGCACTTCCCAAATAAACGCAGAGATAATTTTGTTGTTACAAAAAACTCTGAAGTTGGCTTTTTAACAAAGTATATATTATGCTTGGACAAAAAATAAGAATTAAACTCAAAGCTTTTGATCATAGACTTATTGATCAATCCGCTAGAAGTATTGTTGACACGGTTAGAAGAACTGGCTCAGTTTCTAGAGGCCCTATTCCACTTCCTAGAAAAAGGGAAACATTTACTATTACTAGAAGCCCACACATTGATAAAACTTCTCGCGACCAATTAGAAGTTAGAACTCATACTCGTCTAATAGACATAATAGATACAAACCCTCAAACACTTGATGCTTTAGGCAAACTTGATTTACCTGCTGGCGTTGAAGTGTTTGTAGAAGTGATGCAGGAGGCTGCTTAATATATGGCAAGTAATCTCAAAAATAATCTTCGCACTGGCGTTCTAGCAGAAAAGCTTGGTATGACTAGAATCTTTGCGGAAGACGGAAAAAATGTTCCAGTAACTTTATTCAAAGTTGAAGGAAATATAGTTACTAGCGTTAAAACCACCGAAAAAAATGGCTACACAGCTGTTCAGCTTGGTTTTGGTGAGAAAAAAGTTAAAAATATTGCAAAACCTCAAAGGGAAGAATTTGCAAAGAATAAAGTTCCTGCAAAAGCTCACTTGAGAGAATTTAGAGTTCCTGCAGAAAAATTACTAAATATTGGTGATGAAATATCTGCAAGTCATTTTGTAGTTGGTCAAAAAGTTGATGTAGCTGGTATTACTATCGGTAGAGGTTTTCAGGGTGTTATGAAGCGTCACAACTTCGCAGGTTTAGAAGCTTCTCATGGTGTGTCAATCTCTCACCGCTCGCATGGTTCAACTGGTCAAAGGCAAGATCCAGGTAGAGTGTTTAAGAATAAGAAAATGGCTGGTCATATGGGTGCTGTTAGAGCAACTCAACAAGGCTTAAAAGTTATTTTGGTTGATGCTGAAAAGGGCTTAATTGCAATAAAAGGTTCAACGCCGGGTTTTGAAGGCTCTATTGTTGAAATTAGAGATGCAATTAAAGTTAAAAACCATAAAGATTTACCAGTTCCTGCTGGTTTGAAAGCTAAGGCATAATATTAGGTATTTATGAAACTAGATGTTATAAATTTTGAAAACAAAAAAACTGGTGAAGTTGAGCTTAACCAAGATATTTTCGCTCAACCAATCAGAAAAGATATTTTACATCAGATTGTTAATTGGCAGTTGGCTAAAAGAAGGTCTGGAACTCAAAGCACGCTTACTCGCTCTGAGGTTCACGGCACAACTAAGAAGCCATTTAAGCAAAAAGGAACAGGTCATGCTCGTCAGGGCTCATTAAAAGGCCCTCACCAAAGACATGGTGGCGTTTCTCATGCTCCAAAGCCAAGAAGCTATGAGTTCAAATTAAATAAAAAATTCGTTGCTAAAGGCTTGAAAGTTGCTCTTTCACTCAAAGCATCAGAAGGTAGCTTGAAGATTTTAGAGTCAGCAGTTATTGAAAATTGTAAAACTAAAGATGCAATTGCAAAAATAAAGAATATCAACGCAAAAAATGCTTTATTTGTTAGAGGCTCCGCTGATAAAGATAATTTCTACAAATCAGTTCAAGCTATAAACAATGTTGATGTTATCCCTCAAACTGGCTTGAATGTTTATGATATTCTAAATCACAAAAATTTAGTTATCACCAAGCACGCCCTTGAGGATTTACAAAAAAGATTAGGTGGTGAAAATGGTAAATAATATTAAAAATTTAGATATCATTAAACGCCCTCTTGTTACTGAGAAA
Coding sequences within:
- a CDS encoding NAD(P)-dependent oxidoreductase: MRKLSQKFEKTDEKITILVADDLGTYKNDKNQETSLLNALKEKYGNNIEVIYPEEIIKETKGNKPERTKKIAELIKEHKPKIVLIRSDTRIEDTPMNEALTELDRQMIDTVFARVGVDTDNALLAKERGFKVANSPESNSDAVLELQLNIMIRTNPELVHKLNNLNSLGLSDNERKGYELLRDVLNNKRFQTNFSGNSVESFSASNPEHMQILRDANISEFAGKEFLLIGLGGIGKRAHELSKALNMVPAVVNNRLSVEKFCSENSYVKSYSTLEDALNGADYVGIAIPLKSNGKPEEITEGFFTQKHFDILAKRNKPVVVLGTARGKHFEAGATVPRNVTLAVDDQIETINSLDLKSALPEENPSNLIYFDKVGAKTEQASANAAKMILELVDEVVNKKKIKNLVNPETATRTDAQIIERMLVGAAPKKPIRASVSSGPTPPPKDLDWDKLQEDQANHKGMSHRGGKGEENIKLLGEEAKTLFEFPKTWGAGVIVGGGTAGIETNMRNFFGKNTEVVSMGAFSGDWEKGMNDLTNNANTQIQAYKNSKALYELATGNEAIKTSLANYGISFQDLDKYISENAHLDREPIKLNVRKAEKGSIPDLTNIPADSNIVLAWQETTAGTMIDLNELVAGLPENYSGTIIIDATSALGCVKADWAKFEEMGLKIAISSPGQKALGVEGGACLNFMSPAAMEELKKNKQQFFPLRKDEKFAGDKGTIEAVMFKGQPINTPSVDTILNLRHAISYFQKNGGLNNMVDSVSRANEIIETFLIEAANGFEHIATNPKGINASAVTLNYKTPEGAAPNFGTRVMQMAVERGYIKFGAGYKDPESVRIWAGPSMDTSPDGDLERICKGLEFCRQSVLEMDKAKSAVATQLVADSTKVGNTITIEAANQQIEDMLGKTDGSGAKKFKKLYEKSQQTALGQVNKRNIGSVGGIA
- the leuD gene encoding 3-isopropylmalate dehydratase small subunit; amino-acid sequence: MQSFTNIKGRIAPLPIINIDTDMIIPKQFLKTIKRTGLGKNLFDEMRFTQNGQEIPSFVLNKPAYRNAKVLVAGQNFGCGSSREHAPWAILDFGIRCIIAPSFADIFYNNCFKNGILPVVLSQTQVDEIAKFAEDENNEIEIDLPSQSIKTSGKVYNFEIDSFRKHCLINGLDDIGLTLEKGNFISDYEAKMTPQTPWLWSKAS
- a CDS encoding HU family DNA-binding protein; amino-acid sequence: MTKSELVKILSEKHPQLQLREASELVDLFFNMLTNTLKSNGRIELRGFGTFSLRKRSARLARNPRTGDKVQIGERNVVYFRAGKGLKDRVNASK
- the sppA gene encoding signal peptide peptidase SppA → MNSDQIIERNKLKKQISTWRILAFVTLLIAIFLVFGDSKNISQVSRAGAYIARVKIDGVIFENSSRDEILNEIAEDKNVKAVILSVNSPGGTAVGGETLYKSIKKLNDKKPVVTIMNSVAASAGYLVTLGSERIFAHQGTITGSIGVIMEIPNVKEASDKLGVKFNYIRTSPLKASPSLFEEVNPEALKVYKDMMQDFFVYFKNVIVEERKLPASEVEKLADGRIFSGFSAKQKGLVDEIGGEDEAIEWLVKNKKISSKIEVEDVKLYRPEDKFEEFLEGAKSFLSIDGFLNSFGKKFSLFL
- a CDS encoding 2Fe-2S iron-sulfur cluster-binding protein, encoding MELVKIKVTSLDGKTYDLEGLEGWRVMEVIRDAELPIKAECGGCCACATCHIYVAESWVKKLIPASDEEIRALDDAFFVKENSRLSCQILLTKELEGLEVTIAEGGD
- the rpsJ gene encoding 30S ribosomal protein S10 is translated as MLGQKIRIKLKAFDHRLIDQSARSIVDTVRRTGSVSRGPIPLPRKRETFTITRSPHIDKTSRDQLEVRTHTRLIDIIDTNPQTLDALGKLDLPAGVEVFVEVMQEAA
- the rplC gene encoding 50S ribosomal protein L3 translates to MASNLKNNLRTGVLAEKLGMTRIFAEDGKNVPVTLFKVEGNIVTSVKTTEKNGYTAVQLGFGEKKVKNIAKPQREEFAKNKVPAKAHLREFRVPAEKLLNIGDEISASHFVVGQKVDVAGITIGRGFQGVMKRHNFAGLEASHGVSISHRSHGSTGQRQDPGRVFKNKKMAGHMGAVRATQQGLKVILVDAEKGLIAIKGSTPGFEGSIVEIRDAIKVKNHKDLPVPAGLKAKA
- the rplD gene encoding 50S ribosomal protein L4, which produces MKLDVINFENKKTGEVELNQDIFAQPIRKDILHQIVNWQLAKRRSGTQSTLTRSEVHGTTKKPFKQKGTGHARQGSLKGPHQRHGGVSHAPKPRSYEFKLNKKFVAKGLKVALSLKASEGSLKILESAVIENCKTKDAIAKIKNINAKNALFVRGSADKDNFYKSVQAINNVDVIPQTGLNVYDILNHKNLVITKHALEDLQKRLGGENGK